In Tepidisphaeraceae bacterium, a single window of DNA contains:
- the carA gene encoding glutamine-hydrolyzing carbamoyl-phosphate synthase small subunit — translation MTTDRIAKLALEDGTVFTGRAFGADGTTEGEVVFNTSMTGYQEILTDPSYKGQIVTMTYPLIGNYGINREDVESKRPHVAGFIVKELAPVYSNYRASLSLDEYLKENNIIGIQGIDTRALTRRLRVNGAMRGILSTTILDDAELVAKARSAAKMAGADWVQAVKPEKAYDWDEDQGVWSQGKVERGDGLHVVALDCGAKSNILRHFSERGIKVTVLPPETSAADVMKHNPDGVFVSNGPGDPAVLDYAVNPLKGVIKESVPTFGICLGHQLLGRAIGAETYKLKFGHRGGNQPVKNLDTGRVEITSQNHGFAVDQASLEKNGGVVTHMNLNDGTVEGFRHKDLPVFSVQYHPEASPGPHDASYLFDAFVEMMKTKKAPTGKRLAELQALRG, via the coding sequence ATGACCACCGACCGCATCGCGAAGTTGGCCTTGGAAGATGGCACCGTATTCACCGGCCGGGCGTTCGGCGCCGACGGCACGACCGAGGGTGAGGTCGTCTTCAACACGTCCATGACCGGCTATCAGGAGATCCTGACCGACCCGTCCTACAAGGGGCAGATCGTCACGATGACCTACCCGCTCATCGGCAACTACGGCATCAACCGCGAGGACGTCGAAAGCAAACGGCCGCACGTCGCGGGGTTTATCGTCAAGGAACTGGCGCCGGTTTATTCAAACTACCGCGCGAGCTTGTCGCTCGACGAGTACCTGAAGGAAAACAACATCATCGGCATTCAGGGCATCGACACCCGCGCCCTCACCCGGCGGTTGCGCGTGAATGGGGCGATGCGTGGCATCCTGTCGACGACGATCCTGGATGACGCCGAGCTTGTCGCCAAGGCCCGCAGCGCTGCCAAGATGGCCGGCGCCGACTGGGTGCAGGCCGTGAAGCCCGAGAAGGCGTACGACTGGGACGAGGACCAGGGCGTCTGGTCGCAGGGCAAGGTCGAGCGAGGCGACGGCCTGCACGTGGTGGCGCTCGACTGCGGCGCCAAGAGCAACATCCTTCGCCACTTCAGCGAGCGCGGCATCAAGGTGACCGTGCTGCCGCCCGAAACGTCGGCCGCCGACGTGATGAAGCACAACCCGGACGGCGTCTTCGTCAGCAACGGCCCAGGCGACCCGGCCGTGCTCGATTATGCGGTCAACCCGTTGAAGGGCGTGATCAAGGAATCGGTCCCCACGTTCGGCATCTGCCTGGGCCACCAACTGCTCGGCCGGGCGATTGGCGCCGAGACCTACAAGTTGAAGTTCGGCCACCGCGGTGGCAACCAACCGGTAAAGAACCTCGACACCGGCCGCGTCGAAATCACCAGCCAAAACCACGGCTTCGCCGTCGACCAAGCCTCACTCGAAAAGAACGGCGGCGTCGTCACCCACATGAACCTGAACGACGGTACCGTTGAAGGCTTCCGCCACAAGGACCTGCCCGTCTTCAGCGTCCAATACCACCCCGAAGCCAGCCCGGGGCCGCACGATGCGTCGTACCTGTTCGACGCCTTTGTTGAAATGATGAAGACGAAAAAGGCGCCGACCGGCAAACGGTTGGCGGAACTGCAGGCGCTGCGGGGCTGA
- a CDS encoding 4Fe-4S binding protein, whose product MAYVIALPCIGVKDTACVAVCPVDVIHPRRDKQAFREVEQLFIDPGPCIHCGMCVDECPVNAIFADSDVPAEWSEFIDRNAAYFRT is encoded by the coding sequence ATGGCCTACGTGATTGCCCTGCCGTGCATAGGAGTGAAGGATACCGCCTGCGTTGCGGTCTGCCCGGTCGACGTGATTCATCCGCGACGGGACAAGCAGGCATTCCGCGAGGTGGAGCAGCTATTCATCGACCCGGGTCCCTGCATCCACTGCGGTATGTGCGTCGACGAATGCCCGGTCAACGCGATCTTCGCGGACTCGGATGTACCCGCTGAGTGGTCCGAATTCATCGATCGGAACGCGGCATACTTCAGAACCTGA
- the pyrE gene encoding orotate phosphoribosyltransferase, translating to MTHAQLAQRISDVALLRGEFTLRSGRKSNYYLDKYRFETQPDVLRELGKLFAARIGPQVTRIAGPELGAVALAAAASVESGKPFVIVRNAKKDYGSAKQIEGVLEAGDLVVIVEDIMTTGGQVLEAAKTLEAAGAKIDRIVGVIDRLEGARENIEGAGYVFESLFTTKDLGIV from the coding sequence ATGACCCACGCACAACTGGCCCAGCGCATTTCCGACGTCGCCCTCCTCCGTGGCGAGTTCACACTCCGCAGCGGGCGAAAGAGCAACTACTACCTCGACAAGTACCGCTTCGAAACCCAGCCGGACGTGCTGCGCGAACTGGGCAAACTGTTCGCCGCCAGGATCGGCCCGCAGGTGACGCGCATCGCCGGCCCGGAACTGGGCGCCGTCGCGCTGGCGGCGGCGGCGTCGGTGGAGTCGGGCAAGCCGTTCGTCATCGTCCGCAACGCCAAGAAGGACTACGGCAGCGCCAAGCAGATCGAAGGCGTCTTGGAAGCTGGCGACCTCGTAGTGATCGTCGAGGACATCATGACGACCGGCGGCCAGGTCCTGGAAGCCGCCAAAACCCTGGAAGCCGCCGGGGCGAAGATCGACCGAATCGTCGGCGTCATCGACCGACTAGAAGGGGCGCGGGAGAACATCGAAGGGGCGGGATACGTCTTTGAGAGCCTGTTTACGACGAAGGACCTTGGTATAGTGTAG
- a CDS encoding STAS domain-containing protein, with protein sequence MSSEPEDLVVRQHEDITVVRIKLENLSGIMEIDRISRDLVRMVDDGGVTKLILDLKYTRFFSSSALGMLILLAQKLNAKGGKLVISHPEHILPLLKVTRMGNLFQIADDPKAASKLF encoded by the coding sequence ATGTCCTCAGAGCCAGAAGACCTCGTGGTCCGACAGCACGAGGATATCACCGTCGTGCGCATTAAGCTCGAGAACCTTTCGGGCATTATGGAGATCGACCGCATCTCCCGCGACCTCGTCCGCATGGTGGACGACGGCGGCGTCACAAAGCTCATCCTCGACTTGAAGTACACGCGGTTCTTCTCGTCGTCCGCCCTGGGCATGCTGATCCTGCTGGCCCAAAAGCTAAACGCCAAGGGCGGCAAGCTGGTCATCTCCCACCCGGAACACATCCTGCCGCTGCTGAAGGTCACGCGCATGGGCAACCTGTTCCAGATCGCGGACGATCCGAAAGCGGCCAGCAAGCTATTTTAG
- a CDS encoding LysR family transcriptional regulator, with product MSLQLSLLESFHAVAETGSLTRAAERLYVTQPAVTRSIGRLERGLRIRLFERRPRGVELTRSGRVLFERTTKIFDLVREAEECVTDIDSLNRGTLRIGATPTMATTLVPAVLLRFRRRFAQIRVTFEVERAQGLFDRLKSSDLDVGFTDATTTDPMLQLASFGSDRLVGVTHLRASAGSRKSVGVVEFCRQGLIVRRGERGSVGHIHRQLQEHGVHVEPTLALESSAAIKRAVAAGMGVTIMGRMSVDLEVRARELRVVELSGFAAARPMYEVRRADAFETKPIRAFVCILDNEWRAVQKRLAPVTTAGSNKRSKASRAGRARNAKRTPA from the coding sequence ATGTCACTGCAGCTCAGTCTACTGGAGTCCTTTCACGCAGTTGCTGAAACGGGGAGCCTGACCCGAGCCGCCGAGCGACTGTACGTCACCCAGCCAGCGGTCACGCGGTCGATTGGAAGGCTCGAGCGGGGGCTGCGCATCCGCCTGTTCGAACGTCGCCCGCGCGGCGTAGAACTCACGCGATCAGGGCGCGTGCTGTTCGAGCGGACGACAAAGATCTTCGACCTCGTTCGCGAGGCGGAGGAATGCGTCACCGACATCGATAGCCTCAACCGCGGAACGCTTCGCATCGGCGCCACCCCAACCATGGCCACCACTCTGGTGCCAGCGGTGCTGTTGCGTTTCCGCAGGCGGTTTGCACAGATTCGGGTGACTTTCGAGGTGGAACGGGCACAGGGATTGTTCGATCGGTTGAAGTCGTCCGACCTCGACGTCGGCTTCACGGACGCCACCACGACGGACCCGATGTTGCAACTGGCGTCGTTCGGTAGCGATCGACTCGTCGGCGTCACCCATTTGCGCGCATCGGCCGGCAGCCGAAAGTCGGTTGGCGTGGTCGAGTTCTGCCGACAAGGGTTGATCGTGCGTCGCGGCGAGCGGGGCAGCGTGGGGCATATCCACAGACAACTTCAGGAGCACGGCGTGCACGTCGAGCCGACGCTTGCGCTGGAGAGCAGCGCTGCGATCAAGCGTGCGGTGGCCGCCGGTATGGGGGTCACGATCATGGGTCGCATGAGCGTGGACCTTGAGGTACGGGCGCGGGAACTTCGCGTGGTCGAACTGTCCGGCTTCGCAGCCGCCCGCCCCATGTACGAGGTGCGCCGCGCAGACGCGTTCGAGACGAAGCCCATTCGGGCTTTCGTCTGCATTCTTGATAATGAGTGGAGGGCGGTTCAGAAGCGGCTCGCGCCAGTGACGACCGCGGGATCGAACAAGCGCTCCAAGGCATCGCGAGCAGGGCGGGCGCGAAATGCAAAGAGGACGCCCGCCTGA
- a CDS encoding MBL fold metallo-hydrolase: protein MATARLDVISIGTLSRNRLWNETEAVRTAHATTTLIRSGKRTILVDPGLPGAALAARLYERTGLKPSAIDTVFLTNFRGAHRAGLDIFDKAKLMIHELEQSAARQHLQNLINDAPEEDEDRKYFIAELRLLERLQPAPDKLADNVDLFPLFGYTPGTTGLLVTTPATSTLIAGDAVATLDHFLAGQVLPDAADIKAAQEVLGEVYEIADLVVPGHDNLFVNPRMQGM from the coding sequence ATGGCCACTGCACGCCTTGACGTCATCAGCATCGGCACCTTGAGCCGCAACCGGCTGTGGAATGAAACGGAAGCCGTCCGCACCGCCCACGCGACCACGACCCTGATCCGCAGTGGGAAGCGCACGATCTTAGTCGATCCCGGCCTGCCCGGCGCGGCGTTGGCGGCGCGATTGTACGAACGCACCGGCCTGAAGCCGTCGGCGATCGATACCGTCTTCCTGACCAACTTCCGCGGCGCCCACCGCGCGGGTCTGGACATCTTCGATAAGGCCAAGCTGATGATCCACGAACTGGAACAGTCCGCCGCCCGCCAGCATCTTCAGAACCTGATTAACGATGCCCCGGAGGAGGATGAAGATCGCAAGTACTTCATCGCCGAGTTGCGGCTCCTGGAGCGCCTGCAGCCCGCGCCGGACAAGCTGGCCGACAACGTCGATTTATTCCCCCTGTTCGGCTACACGCCGGGCACCACCGGCCTGCTCGTCACCACCCCCGCCACCAGCACCCTGATCGCCGGCGACGCCGTGGCGACGCTGGACCACTTCCTAGCCGGGCAGGTACTGCCCGACGCGGCCGACATCAAGGCAGCCCAGGAAGTGCTGGGCGAGGTTTATGAGATCGCCGACCTCGTTGTGCCGGGGCATGACAATTTGTTCGTGAACCCGCGCATGCAGGGGATGTGA
- the dacB gene encoding D-alanyl-D-alanine carboxypeptidase/D-alanyl-D-alanine-endopeptidase gives MKQITTTIFCAVLSISTVVFADIDSDVNAVLADKLLAKSTVGVEIVALGDSPADSRVLLRRGAATPLIPASNLKLITTAAAVEKFGAGFRFETRFVKHGQNVIVVGDGDPTLGDTDLIKKFGQGSTSVFTAWAAALKDSGTISVQDVIVDDSIFDGQFVHPNWPEDQRHLRYVAGVAGLNLNANCLDFYLSGTSPGARVNYRIDPPTQYVQVENNCITRSGDSAVSLLLDPETKRLLLRGYSPGSTVAVSVTVDDPSLYAATVLKEQLAQAGITVNGTVRREHGARAALAAGSPDYTVVSRYVTSIEYVLDRANKDSVNLYAEALCKRLGFADTNAPGSWVNGPAAMGKFLSSVGVPPDQYTFDDGCGLSKQNAISAGAISAVLQHMYFSPNRQAFLSSLSVAGVDGTLDSRFRGSDLRNRVFAKSGFVNGVSTLSGYFMGKDDRWYAFSILMNGIPNKSNSSIKPLQERIVKAADDLTR, from the coding sequence ATGAAACAGATCACCACGACCATTTTCTGTGCGGTTCTGTCGATCTCAACCGTTGTCTTCGCCGACATCGATTCCGATGTGAACGCCGTTCTGGCCGACAAGCTGCTGGCCAAGTCGACCGTTGGGGTAGAGATAGTGGCGCTCGGCGACAGCCCGGCCGACTCGCGCGTGCTGCTGCGGCGTGGCGCGGCGACGCCGCTCATTCCCGCCAGCAACCTCAAGCTCATTACGACCGCCGCCGCGGTGGAGAAGTTCGGGGCCGGCTTCCGGTTCGAAACGCGCTTCGTGAAGCACGGCCAGAACGTGATTGTGGTCGGCGATGGTGACCCCACCCTCGGCGATACCGACCTCATCAAAAAGTTCGGCCAAGGCAGCACCAGCGTCTTCACCGCTTGGGCGGCCGCGCTGAAAGATAGCGGCACGATTAGCGTGCAGGACGTGATCGTCGACGACAGCATCTTTGACGGGCAGTTCGTCCATCCCAACTGGCCCGAAGACCAGCGGCACCTGCGTTACGTCGCGGGCGTGGCGGGGTTGAACCTGAACGCCAACTGCCTGGACTTCTACCTGTCGGGCACGTCGCCCGGCGCGCGGGTGAATTACCGCATCGACCCGCCGACGCAGTACGTGCAGGTGGAGAACAACTGCATCACGCGCTCCGGCGACAGCGCGGTCAGCCTGCTGCTGGACCCGGAGACGAAGCGCCTGCTGCTGCGCGGCTACAGCCCCGGATCGACGGTCGCGGTGTCGGTGACGGTCGACGACCCGTCGCTCTACGCCGCCACGGTGTTGAAGGAACAGTTGGCGCAAGCCGGCATCACCGTCAACGGCACCGTGCGGCGAGAACATGGCGCCCGCGCCGCGCTGGCGGCCGGTTCGCCGGACTATACGGTGGTGTCGCGCTACGTGACGTCAATCGAGTACGTACTGGACCGGGCGAACAAGGACAGCGTCAACCTGTATGCCGAGGCACTCTGCAAGCGCCTCGGATTCGCCGACACCAACGCCCCCGGCTCGTGGGTGAACGGCCCGGCGGCGATGGGGAAGTTCCTGTCCAGCGTCGGCGTGCCACCTGACCAGTACACGTTCGACGATGGCTGTGGGCTATCAAAGCAGAACGCGATCAGCGCCGGCGCGATCTCGGCCGTCCTGCAGCACATGTACTTCAGCCCGAACCGCCAAGCCTTCCTGAGCAGCCTGTCAGTCGCTGGCGTCGACGGCACGCTCGACAGCCGATTCCGCGGCAGCGACCTGCGCAACCGCGTCTTCGCCAAGAGCGGCTTCGTGAACGGCGTCAGCACGCTCAGCGGCTACTTCATGGGCAAGGACGACCGCTGGTACGCGTTCTCGATCCTGATGAACGGCATCCCGAACAAGAGCAACTCGTCGATCAAGCCCCTGCAGGAACGCATCGTCAAAGCCGCCGACGACCTGACGCGGTGA
- a CDS encoding ATP-binding protein, producing MLRARKPEAVAKRLKLFMYGPAGVGKTTAAIQFPNSYIIDCERGTENYDKLITASGSAVFQTTDMLEVISEVKSLLTEKHDYRTLVIDPITTVYNDLLEKCEAKVGSDFGRHYGEANKLMKRLANLVMALDMNVVVTAHAKKEYGDNLRVLGHTFDGWRQLDYWFDLVVELGKKGRGKETKRVAKVAKTRIESFPDEDVFEWNYDAIKKRYDISMLEKPAEALQLAAPEDVREIKELLNVVRLPEGTTDKWLAKAGVDVWEDMPAETLAKCIEYVKNRLPNHAAA from the coding sequence ATGCTTCGAGCCCGTAAACCAGAGGCGGTCGCCAAGCGACTCAAGCTGTTCATGTACGGTCCGGCCGGTGTCGGTAAGACGACGGCTGCGATCCAGTTCCCCAACTCGTACATCATCGACTGCGAGCGCGGCACCGAGAACTACGACAAGCTGATCACCGCCAGTGGGTCGGCCGTCTTCCAGACGACCGACATGCTGGAGGTCATCTCCGAAGTGAAGTCGCTGCTGACGGAAAAGCACGACTACCGCACGCTCGTGATCGACCCGATCACCACCGTCTACAACGACCTGTTGGAAAAGTGCGAGGCCAAGGTCGGCAGCGACTTCGGTCGCCATTACGGTGAGGCCAACAAGCTGATGAAGCGGCTGGCGAACCTGGTGATGGCTCTGGACATGAACGTCGTCGTCACCGCGCACGCTAAGAAGGAGTACGGCGACAACCTGCGCGTGCTCGGTCATACGTTCGACGGTTGGCGCCAACTGGACTACTGGTTCGACCTCGTCGTCGAACTGGGCAAGAAGGGTCGCGGCAAGGAGACCAAGCGCGTCGCGAAGGTCGCCAAAACGCGGATCGAGTCGTTCCCGGACGAGGACGTGTTCGAGTGGAACTACGACGCGATCAAGAAGCGCTACGACATCTCGATGCTCGAGAAGCCGGCCGAGGCGCTGCAACTGGCCGCGCCCGAGGACGTGCGCGAGATCAAGGAACTGCTGAACGTCGTGCGCCTGCCTGAGGGCACGACCGACAAGTGGCTGGCCAAGGCCGGCGTCGACGTGTGGGAAGACATGCCCGCAGAGACGCTCGCCAAGTGCATCGAGTACGTCAAGAACCGCCTGCCCAACCACGCGGCAGCGTAA
- a CDS encoding M48 family metalloprotease: MMSKFYNNVKTALLLGMLSALILMIGSIWGTTGVVIALMFAIIMNIVGYFFSAKIALASMQAQEVGPEHELYRLVEPMAKKAGMPMPKVYVAPTLAPNAFATGRNPKNAAVCATQGLLQMLDRNEVAGVMAHELAHVKHRDILIQSVAATIGAAISSLGYMFMFGGMNSSDDEDGGIHPLAGLLVLLVGPLAAGLIQAAISRSREFNADKEGGELCGSPLYLATALEKIHFGAQRVPMDVNPSFNSMFIAEPRNMMQSMASLFATHPPLEQRLMNLIGRESTGMFR; encoded by the coding sequence ATGATGAGCAAGTTTTACAACAATGTGAAGACGGCCCTGCTGCTGGGCATGCTGTCGGCGTTGATCCTGATGATCGGGTCGATCTGGGGAACGACCGGCGTGGTGATCGCGCTGATGTTCGCGATTATCATGAATATCGTCGGCTACTTCTTCAGCGCCAAGATCGCGCTGGCCTCGATGCAGGCGCAGGAGGTCGGGCCGGAACATGAGCTGTATCGATTAGTCGAGCCCATGGCGAAGAAGGCCGGCATGCCGATGCCGAAGGTGTACGTGGCCCCCACCTTGGCGCCCAACGCGTTTGCGACGGGTCGCAACCCGAAGAATGCGGCTGTGTGCGCGACGCAGGGCCTCCTGCAGATGCTGGACCGCAACGAGGTGGCGGGTGTGATGGCGCACGAGCTGGCGCACGTGAAGCACCGCGACATCCTGATCCAGTCGGTCGCGGCCACCATCGGCGCAGCCATCAGTTCGCTCGGCTACATGTTCATGTTCGGTGGGATGAACTCGTCGGACGACGAGGACGGTGGCATCCATCCGCTGGCGGGCCTGCTGGTGCTGTTGGTTGGTCCGCTCGCTGCCGGTCTGATTCAGGCCGCCATCAGCCGTAGCCGTGAGTTCAACGCCGACAAGGAGGGTGGCGAGCTCTGCGGTAGTCCGCTGTACCTGGCGACGGCGCTGGAGAAGATCCACTTTGGCGCCCAGCGGGTGCCGATGGACGTGAACCCGTCGTTCAACTCGATGTTCATCGCTGAGCCGCGCAACATGATGCAGTCGATGGCCAGCCTGTTCGCGACCCATCCCCCGCTCGAACAGCGGTTGATGAACCTGATTGGTCGCGAGTCGACCGGAATGTTCCGGTAA
- the rnc gene encoding ribonuclease III produces the protein MTNETREKAEQVLGYTFKNPNMLKEALTHASIADNRLNSNERMEFLGDAVLDLIICEALYLRFPEYLEGELTKVKSAVVSRRTCAEVSNETGLTDLLIIGKGISSREAMPSSLAAAVYESIVAAVYLDGGFEVVKAYVLRTMTAKMEEIASNSHQQNYKALLQQHAQKMLGGSPMYELLDEKGPDHSKCFEVGVVIDTRRFTSAWGPNKKMAEQKAALLALEELGVLEPKEVDRALDEIVAEPEK, from the coding sequence GTGACCAACGAAACCCGCGAAAAGGCTGAGCAGGTCCTCGGCTATACCTTCAAAAATCCCAATATGCTGAAGGAGGCCCTGACCCACGCGTCCATCGCCGACAACCGCCTGAACAGCAACGAGCGGATGGAGTTCCTCGGCGATGCGGTGCTCGACCTCATCATCTGCGAGGCGCTCTACCTGCGCTTTCCCGAGTACCTCGAAGGCGAGCTGACCAAGGTGAAGAGCGCCGTCGTCAGCCGGCGGACCTGTGCCGAGGTCAGCAATGAGACGGGCCTGACCGATCTGCTGATCATCGGCAAGGGCATCAGCAGCCGCGAGGCCATGCCCAGTTCACTGGCGGCGGCGGTGTACGAGTCGATCGTGGCGGCGGTGTACCTCGATGGTGGGTTCGAGGTCGTGAAGGCCTACGTCCTGCGCACGATGACCGCCAAGATGGAGGAGATCGCCTCCAACAGCCACCAGCAGAACTACAAGGCCCTGCTTCAGCAGCACGCCCAGAAAATGCTAGGCGGCTCGCCGATGTACGAGTTGCTGGACGAGAAGGGCCCCGACCACAGCAAGTGCTTCGAAGTCGGCGTCGTCATCGACACCCGCCGGTTCACCTCCGCCTGGGGCCCCAACAAGAAGATGGCCGAGCAGAAGGCTGCCCTGCTGGCCTTGGAAGAGCTCGGCGTGCTAGAGCCAAAGGAAGTTGACCGCGCGCTAGACGAGATCGTGGCCGAGCCGGAGAAGTAA
- the ssb gene encoding single-stranded DNA-binding protein — MAGFNRVTLIGNLTRDPQSKALPSGITLCEFGLAINRKFKSAVGEEKDDVCYVDCSAFGKQADVLQEYCRKGKQLFIEGRLKYDTWDDKSGGKRSKLTVVVENFQFLGGRDDASHGADHDAGGSIDRSTDQTRGPGERRQWKPTQNRLFGPGTRERKRGQNAESPVSNDEQFAESDIPF, encoded by the coding sequence ATGGCAGGTTTCAATCGAGTGACGTTGATCGGCAACCTCACGCGTGACCCGCAGTCCAAGGCGCTCCCCAGCGGCATCACGCTGTGCGAGTTCGGCTTGGCGATCAACCGGAAATTCAAGTCGGCGGTGGGTGAGGAAAAGGACGACGTCTGCTACGTCGATTGCTCCGCGTTCGGCAAGCAGGCCGACGTGCTGCAGGAGTATTGCCGCAAGGGCAAGCAGTTGTTTATCGAAGGGCGGTTGAAGTACGACACCTGGGATGACAAGTCGGGCGGCAAGCGCAGCAAGCTGACCGTCGTCGTCGAGAACTTCCAGTTCCTCGGCGGCCGAGATGATGCGTCGCACGGCGCCGATCACGACGCCGGCGGCTCCATCGACCGCTCCACCGACCAAACCCGCGGCCCGGGTGAGCGACGTCAGTGGAAGCCGACCCAAAACCGCCTCTTCGGCCCCGGCACCCGCGAACGCAAACGCGGCCAGAACGCCGAGTCACCCGTCTCCAACGATGAGCAGTTCGCCGAGTCGGACATCCCGTTCTAA
- a CDS encoding PIN domain-containing protein — MIFADAFYYFALLNPADPFHERAARLTDRIDVEIVTTHYVLLEVADGLAQARNRIVFRRLMETLTVNRKARVIAADAELFEAATHLFFRRQDKDWSLTDCTSFLVMERLKITDALTADHHFEQAGFRALLKPQSRLHIPCMRGFTNKLSCPGTTRSAIS, encoded by the coding sequence ATGATCTTTGCCGACGCGTTCTATTACTTCGCTTTGCTCAATCCTGCCGACCCGTTCCACGAGCGAGCCGCTCGTCTGACTGATCGGATCGACGTCGAGATCGTGACCACCCATTATGTCTTGCTTGAAGTGGCCGACGGTTTAGCTCAGGCGCGAAACCGGATCGTTTTTCGCCGGCTGATGGAAACGTTGACGGTGAACCGGAAGGCACGTGTGATCGCTGCGGATGCGGAACTGTTCGAAGCGGCCACGCACTTGTTCTTTCGGCGACAAGACAAGGACTGGTCGCTGACGGACTGCACGTCGTTCTTGGTGATGGAACGGCTAAAGATCACCGACGCCCTCACCGCCGACCACCACTTTGAACAGGCTGGCTTTCGGGCGTTGCTCAAGCCGCAATCGCGACTTCACATCCCCTGCATGCGCGGGTTCACGAACAAATTGTCATGCCCCGGCACAACGAGGTCGGCGATCTCATAA
- the rpmH gene encoding 50S ribosomal protein L34, which produces MHYPHRISKVKRARKLGFRARMKTAKGRQMINRKRRVGRAVQVV; this is translated from the coding sequence ATGCATTACCCGCACCGAATCAGCAAAGTGAAGCGCGCCCGCAAGCTCGGTTTCCGCGCCCGCATGAAGACCGCCAAGGGCCGTCAGATGATCAACCGCAAGCGCCGCGTTGGTCGCGCCGTCCAGGTCGTCTAA